Proteins encoded by one window of Mechercharimyces sp. CAU 1602:
- a CDS encoding KinB-signaling pathway activation protein, translating into MTIKNIIIWFWSTLAVGAVAALVVGSGLEWVTGMELGTWVAILLGGLIYAAISLMGFFCYLIFNWLIRGLFRNPAAHTALQFALLMLVIGNLLYLFYVKYASEGTFLQHVWIILFLLVMGGVIAKLKVRMTNQSAFLPTFFFTVVMTTVEAVPSLNQRAVEMSLGVIWFTIVTIFICNAWQILKLHKWTQSKVKAKVEA; encoded by the coding sequence ATGACAATAAAAAATATCATTATATGGTTTTGGAGTACATTAGCAGTGGGAGCAGTTGCGGCTCTCGTGGTTGGGTCCGGATTGGAATGGGTTACGGGAATGGAATTGGGAACATGGGTGGCGATCCTGTTAGGGGGATTGATCTACGCAGCGATCTCACTGATGGGCTTTTTTTGCTATCTCATATTCAATTGGTTAATCCGAGGATTATTTCGTAATCCAGCAGCGCATACAGCACTTCAATTTGCGCTATTAATGCTCGTGATTGGGAACCTATTATATCTTTTTTATGTGAAATATGCGTCCGAAGGGACATTTTTGCAACATGTATGGATCATCCTGTTCTTGCTGGTGATGGGTGGCGTCATTGCCAAGCTAAAAGTGAGAATGACAAATCAAAGTGCGTTTTTGCCCACATTTTTTTTCACAGTGGTAATGACGACGGTAGAAGCAGTACCGTCTCTTAATCAACGTGCGGTTGAAATGTCATTGGGTGTGATTTGGTTTACGATTGTAACCATCTTTATCTGTAATGCATGGCAGATATTGAAGTTACACAAATGGACGCAGTCGAAAGTGAAAGCGAAAGTGGAAGCATAA
- the pdaB gene encoding polysaccharide deacetylase family sporulation protein PdaB, whose translation MNFFLVLSGKRLKRSLIAVVSLLFAAGIFYVEQKDIQVFLPLESGPVAIYSVDTSDKVIALTFDISWGEERAAPILEVLKENEIKKATFFLSSPWAESHPDIVKSIGDMGYEIGSHGHRHTNYSTLEEQEIRTEIMKAHQALTHLTGKEPKLIRFPNGDFDKRVLKTADQLGYTTIQWDTDSRDWMNPGKEKIIQRVTSKAHPGDIILMHASDSSKQTAEALPEIIRTLRSQGYTFVTVSELISGAEADVNPVE comes from the coding sequence TTGAATTTCTTTCTTGTATTATCCGGCAAAAGACTAAAGCGTTCTCTAATCGCCGTAGTCTCCCTTCTTTTCGCCGCTGGAATCTTTTATGTTGAACAAAAAGATATTCAGGTCTTTTTACCGTTGGAATCTGGACCAGTAGCAATCTACAGCGTAGACACCTCAGATAAAGTAATCGCCCTCACCTTCGATATCAGTTGGGGCGAAGAGCGAGCTGCTCCCATTCTGGAGGTATTGAAAGAAAATGAGATAAAAAAAGCAACCTTCTTCCTTTCCTCCCCCTGGGCCGAAAGTCACCCCGATATTGTAAAATCCATCGGTGATATGGGATATGAGATCGGCAGTCACGGTCATCGCCATACCAATTACAGTACACTCGAAGAACAAGAGATCCGCACAGAGATCATGAAAGCACATCAAGCGCTCACCCATTTAACTGGCAAAGAACCTAAGCTCATTCGTTTTCCTAATGGGGATTTCGACAAACGCGTGTTAAAAACGGCAGATCAATTAGGCTACACAACGATTCAATGGGATACCGATTCACGTGATTGGATGAACCCCGGTAAAGAAAAGATTATTCAACGGGTGACGAGCAAAGCCCACCCGGGTGATATTATCCTCATGCACGCTAGCGATTCCAGTAAACAGACTGCAGAAGCTCTGCCGGAAATCATCCGCACTTTGCGCTCTCAAGGGTACACGTTTGTCACCGTCTCGGAGTTAATCTCAGGAGCAGAGGCCGATGTAAACCCTGTCGAATAG